GACCAACGCGCCGATCTGCTGCAGGCGCTCGGCGTCTCGCCCGGTCACGCCCTGCAGCTCGAGCCGCTCGGCCTTCGGCTGGTCGAGCCGCAGCGCACGGGCCGGCGCGTCGTACTTGAGGGCGCTGCTGACCGAGACCACGCCCTCGACGGTGGAGGGCCGAAGCAGCGGGCTGGCGATGCTGAGCGCGGCCGTGATCGCGGCGCGGTTGGCCTCGGCGTCCAGGCCCAGCTGCGGATCGCGCAAGGCGACGGTGAAGATCTCGGCATAGCGCTGCTGAACCGGAAAGCGCCTGGCGATCTGCGCCTGCAGCTCTTCGCGGCTCGCGGTGTATTCGCTGGTGAAGAAATTGAAACCCGCCAGTGCCGTGAAAGGCGCTGGCGCTGCGGCGGCCCCGATGAGCGCGCGCAGGAGCAGACGACGGGACAGCGGTGGGAGAAAGCGGTACATACCGCTCGGAGCTTGCCACAGCCCGATGGTTCAGTTCAGTCGTGCAGGGATGAGAGGAACTGTTTCAGCTCGGCTGTCTGCGGATTGCCGAACAGCTCGGCCGGCGGCCCCATCTCGTGCACCCGGCCCTGGTGCATGAAGATCACGCGG
Above is a window of Variovorax sp. RA8 DNA encoding:
- a CDS encoding DUF1439 domain-containing protein translates to MYRFLPPLSRRLLLRALIGAAAAPAPFTALAGFNFFTSEYTASREELQAQIARRFPVQQRYAEIFTVALRDPQLGLDAEANRAAITAALSIASPLLRPSTVEGVVSVSSALKYDAPARALRLDQPKAERLELQGVTGRDAERLQQIGALVAQELLRGQPLRTFTAEELTVGRKTYEIGDITVQQDGIKVELK